In Agrococcus jenensis, the genomic window CGGCCTGGAGTCCGATGGTGGTGACGACGGGCAGCATCGCGTTGCGGAGCACGAAGCGGTTGCGGATGACCTGCGTCGAGACGCCCTTGGCCCGGCCGGTGCGCACGTAGTCGGCGTTCACGACCTCGAGCACCGAGGCGCGGGTGATGCGCACGATGATGGCGAGCGGGATGGTCGCGAGCGCGAGCGCCGGCAGCAGCAGGTGCACGATCGCGTTGATCGAGGCGTCGAGCTCGCCGGTCAGCAGACCGTCGAGCACGAAGAAGCCCGTCACATGCGTGGCATCGATCTCCCTGTCCTGCCTGCCCGTCGAGGGCAGCCAGCCGAGCTGCACCGCGAAGACGTACTTCAGCATGAACGCGAGGAAGAAGACGGGGATCGTGATGCCGATGAGGCTGCCCGTGACCGACAGGTGATCGATCAGGCGGCCGTGGTTGCGCGCGGCCCAGTAGCCGAGGGGCACGCCGATGCCGACCGCGATGATGAGCGAGATGATCGCGAGCTCGACCGTCGCGGGGAACCGGTTGACGAACTCCTCGAGCACCGGCCTGCGCGTCTCGATCGAGTTGCCGAAGTCGCCCTGCAGCAGCTTGCCGAGCCAGGTGATGTACTGCTCGGGCAGCGGCCGGTTGAAGCCGTAGGCCTCGTTGATGCGCTCGATCGCCTCCGGGGTGGCGCGCTCGCCGAGCAGGGCCGCGGCCGGGCCGCCGGGCAGCGCCCGCACCCAGAAGAAGAGCAGCACGGTCAGGCCGAACAGCGTCGGGATCAGCAGCAGCAGTCGTCTGCCGATGGTTCTCAGCACGTGGTCTCTCCGTCAGGGGCGGGCGGGTCACGGCGCGCGGGTCGCGCGGGCCGATCGTGGCGGATGCCGCGGGCCGGTAGGGGCCCGCGGCATCCGCTGGTGACGATCGAGGCTACTCGCTCAGCTCGATCATGTTGAACACCTCGTCGTTGACGGGGCTGGCCGGGTACGACGTGACACGCGGGTCGAACGCGAGCGACGGCGCGGGGTGCGCGAGCGGCACACCGGGCACGAACTGCGCGATCTGCTCGTTGATCTCCTCGTACGTGCTCGCGGCCTCCTCCGGGGTCGGGATCTGCCGAGCCTCGGTGAGCGCCGAGAACAGCTCCGGGTTCTCGAAGCCCCACTCGTTCGAGTAGCCGTTGAAGAAGACGCCGACGAAGTTGTCGGTGTCGTTGTAGTCGCCGGTCCAGCCGAGCAGGTGGATGCCGTGGTCGGACGTGCCGCGCATGCGGTCGAGGTAGTCCGTCCACTCGTCGGCGACGGGGTTCACCGTGATGCCGACCTCCGCGAGCTGCGACGACAGCGCCGTGAAGATCTGCTCCGGGTTCGGCATGTACGGGCGCGAGATGTTCACCGGGTAGTTGAACGTCAGCTCGAGGCCATCGGCGAAGCCGGCCTCGGCCAGCAGCTCGCGCGCGGCCTCGGGGTCGTACGCGTAGTCGGTGACACCCTCGTTGTAGCCGTTGACGACCGGCGGGATGAACTGCGACGCGACCTCGGTGCCCTCGGGGAGCACCTGCGTCACGAGCGACTCGCGGTCGATCGCGTGCGCGATGGCCTGGCGGACGCGCACGTCCTGGAGCTCCGGCACGGTCTGGTTGAAGCCGAGGTAGAGCACCGTGAACGGGTCGCGCTGCATGACGTTGAAGCCGGCGTCCTCGAGCGCGGCGGTGTCGGCCGGTGCGACGAGGTCGTAGCCGTCGATGTCGCCGGCCTCGAGCGCCTGGCGGCGCGCGGTCGACTCGTCGATGACGCGGAAGACGATCTCCTGGACCTGGCCCTGCTCGCCCCAGTACTCGGGGTTCGCCGCGAGGACGACCTCGTTGCCGGGCGACCACGACTCGAACACGAACGGGCCGGTGCCCGTCGGGTGCGCCTCGCCGTACTCGCTGTACTCGGGTGCCTCCTCCGAGCCGCCGACCTCATCGGCGCCGTACTCCTCGAGCGCCGTCGGGCTCTGCATCGAGAAGGCCGGGAGCGAGAGGGAGGCGATGAAGCCGGAGAACGGACGCGTCAGGTTGATCGTCGCCGTGCTCTCGTCATCGGCGGAGCAGGACTCGTAGAGCGCGTTCTCGTCGCCGGCGAATCCGCCGTAGAGCGAGCCGTAGTAGTAGGAGAGGCTCTCGGTCGCCGTGAGGCCGGTCCAGTTGTACCAGCGGTCGAAGTTGGCGCAGACGGCCTCGGCGTCGAACGGGGTGCCGTCGTGGAACGTCACGCCGCTCTTGAGCGCGAACGTGTAGGAGAGGCCGTCCTCGGTCGACTCCCAGCTCTCGGCGAGCAGCGGGGCCGGGTCGGCCGTGCCGGGCTCGACGCCGACGAGGCCCTCGAAGATCTGGCGCGAGATGCGGAAGGTCTCGCCGTCGGATGCGAACGCGGGGTCGAGGCCGGAGGGATCGCTCGACGAGCCGAAGACGAACGTCGAGTCGACGTCGCTGGCTGCTCCCGGCTCTGATGCTGCGGGATCGCCGTCGTCTCGCTGGCTCTGGCAGCCGGTGAGCAGGAGCGCGAATGCTGCGCCTGCCGCGAGACCCCCGAGGAGTCGCCGGTGTGCGGTTCGGTTCACGGTGCTGGACCTTTCCTTCTGGGACTGGACGCACGCCGCGGCTCGGCCGTGAGGCTGCGTAGGGACAACCTAGCGAGTCACAGGCGCCTCGAATGTCACAGCAGGGTCACGATCAGGTTTCGGTGCAGCCGGGTCGCGTCGGCTCGACCCGCGGTCGTCCGGGGCGGCGCGCGGCGGTCTCGTCCTCGGGGAGGAGATCCGGCCGGATGCCGTGCCGCGGCCGCGCGGGCAGGCCTAGCCTGACGCCATGGACATGACCCGGAGCCGTCGGCTCGCCGAGCGCTGGTGGCCCGCACCCATCGCCGCGATCGTCTTCCTCGCGAACCTGCTGACGCGCTTCGGGGAGCCCCTGCTCATGCTCGCGATCCTCGTGCTGTGCCTCGCGCTCGCCGTCGCGCGCGTCGTCCCCCTGCAGGCGTTCTGCGTCGCCGCGCTCGGCGCCGTGCTCGCCCCGCTCGCCGGGGAGACGAGCACGGGATGGGTGCTGCTCGCCTTCGCGCTCGCGGTCGGCCTGCTCGCGAGCTGGGGCGTCGAGCCGCTGCGCTGGCGGCTGCTGCTCGGCATCCCGGTGGCGGCGACGGCCGCTGCGGCGCTCATCCTGCTCGGCCTGCGGGCCGAGGCGAGCATCGGCTCCTCCTCGGTCGCGAGCTGGGCGGCCGGGTACGCGTGGGCCTTCGCCGTCGTGGCGTGGGCGGCGGTCGTCGGCGCTCGCGCGCTGCGCGACTACCTGCGGGTGGAGTCCGCGAAGCAGCAGGCCGTCGCCCGCACGACCGTCGTCGAGTCGGAGCTGCGCGACGAGCGGCTGCGCGCCGACCTCACCCATGACTTCCACGACGTCATGGCCCACTCCCTCGCCGTGCTCGCCGCCCAGGCCGAGGGGCTGCGGCTCAGCCACCGCCAGCATCCCGAGCGCATCGACCCGGTGCTGACGACGATCAGCGACACCGCGCGGCTCGCCCTCGTCGAGGTGCGGCAGCTGCTCGAGCGCGTCGACGAGGACGACAGGCGACCGCAGGCGACGAGCGCCGACATCCCGGGGCTCGTCGCGCAGCTGCGCTCCGCCGGTCCCACCGTCGCGCTGCAGGACGTCGGCACGCACGGGCACCTCGCCCGCGTGGCCGACATCGCCGCGTACCGCATCGTGCAGGAGAGCCTCACGAACGCGCTGCGCCACGGCGGCGCGGACGTCGAGGTCTCCGTCTCGCTCACCTGGACCGGCCCGGGGCTCACGATCGTGGTCTCCTCCCCCATCCGCGACCGCGCCGCCCTGCGACCCGCCGGGCGCGGGATCGCCGGCATGCTCGAGCGGGCGCGGCTGGCGGGCGGCTCGCTCGAGGTCGATGCGGAGGGCGATCGCTTCGTGGTGAGCGCGCACCTGCCGTACTCGCCCGTCAGCGACGCCCCGACCCCGCCCCTCAGCGAGGACCAGCTCGCCACGCTGCCCGTGCCGGTGCAGCGGCGACCCGAGGATGTCGTGGCGCCCTGGATCGTGGAGGCCTCGCGGCGCTATGAGCAGCGCCACCCGCGGCAGCCGGCCGCCGACTGGTCGCAGGCGACGACGGTGGACCTGACGCCCGTGCCGCCGTCGGACGGCAGGGTCACCAACCCGATGCCGGGACCGGACGCAGCGCCGCGACCGGATGTGGCACCGGAACCGGAGCGCGCGTGATCCGGCTGCTGCTCGTCGACGACCAGGAGCTCTTCCTGCAGGGGCTGTCGATGATCCTCGAGAGTCAGGACGGGCTCGAGGTCGTCGGCACCGCGCTCGACGGCGCGCAGGCGGTCGAGCGGGCGCGCGAGCTGCAGCCCGACGTCGTGCTCATGGACATCCGCATGCCGGTGCTCGACGGCGTCGCGGCGACCGCCGCCATCCGCCGGGCCTCGGCCGAGCCGCCGCACATCATCGTCCTCACCACCATCCGGCACGATCGCGCGGTGGTGGATGCGCTCCGCGCGGGGGCGAGCGGGTTCCTGCTGAAGGACGCGCGACCGGAGTTCCTCGTGCAGTCGATCCGGGCGGTCGTCGACGGTCAGCAGGTGATCGCGCCCGCCGAGACCTTCGACCTGCTGCGAGCGTTCGCACCGGTGCGGCCGGCACCCGACACCAGCGTGCTCGAGCCGCTCACCGACCGGGAGCGCGAGCTCTTCGCGCTCGCCGCGCGCGGGCTCTCGAACGCCGACATCGCGCAGCAGCTGTGGGTGGCGGAGACGACGGTGAAGACCCATATGCGCGCGATCCTCGCGAAGCTCGGCGTCGCGTCCCGCGTGCAGCTCATCGCACTCGCCTACGAGCACCGCCTCATCGAGGCGTAGTCAGCGGCCGGGCGACTCGATCGCCGCGACGATGCCCGCGACCGACGCCATGTGCTCGCGCATGGCGGACTCGGCGGCGGGCGCGTCGCCTGCGGCGATGGCCGTCGCGATCGCCTCGTGCTGCTCGTGCTCGATGCCGAGCAGCCCGTGCTCCTCGCGGTGCTGGCGCACCTGCACGATCGCCTCGTAGACGCGGTGGCGCACGGCGCCCGTGAACCACAGCAGCGCCGGGTTGCCGGCGAGGTCGGCGATGCTGCGGTGCAGGTCGAGGTCGGCGAGCGCGTAGGCGTCGCGGTCGTCGGCGAGCGCGGCCATCCGGTGCACCTCGTCGACGAGCTCCGCCCGCGCGTCGGGCGTCGCCCGCTCGGCGGCGAGGCGGGCGGCCTGGATCTCGAGCGGCGCGCGCACCTCCATGAGCGCGGCGAGCGGCTCGCCGGTCGCCTGCAGCGCGCGCGTCAGGAAGAGCGAGATGAGGTGGTCGTCGAGCTGCCGGACGATCGCGTTGCGGCCGTTCATGAGCTCGACGACGCCGGTGGCGTGCAGCGCGCTCAGCGCCTCGCGCACCACCGGCCGCGAGACCTCGAAGCGCTCGCTCAGCGCGGCCGTGGACGGCAGCGACTGCCCCGGCTCGAGCCCGTCGGCCTCGATGAGGTCGAGGATGGAGCGCTGCACCTGCGCGGTGAGCGTGCTCGAGGCGGAGGCTGGTGGCATTGCTCCATCCCACCACGAGTTCGCACCGTCCCCCAAACGCAGGAGAGCCCCGCCGAAGCGGGGCTCTCCTGGGGTGAGGGGCGTCTTGGGTCTCGATACGCGGCGCCTGCGGCGCTGCTACTCGACCTTGACGCCTCCGCGCGCGATGCGGCTTCGCCGCGTCGCGCGCTTCGGGATCAAATCGTGGTGACGTCCACCGGCACGCCCGGACCGAACGTGGTCGAGACGGTCGCCTTCTGCACGTAGCGGCCCTTCGACGACGACGGCTTCAGGCGGACGATCTCGTCGAGCGCGGCCTGGATGTTGTCGCCGAGCTGCTCTGCCGAGAACGAGGCCTTGCCGACGATGAAGTGCACGTTGGCGTGCTTGTCGACGCGGAACTCGATGCGGCCGCCCTTGATGTCCGTCACGGCCTGCGCGACGTTCGGGGTGACGGTGCCGGTCTTCGGGTTCGGCATCAGGCCGCGCGGGCCGAGCACCTTGCCGAGACGACCGACCTTGCCCATGAGCTCGGGGCTCGCGACGGCGGCGTCGAAGTTGGTCCAGCCTGCGGCCACCTTCTCGATGAGCTCGTCGGAGCCGACCTCGTCGGCGCCCGCGGCGATGGCGGCCTCAGCGGCCGGGCCCTGCGCGAAGACGATGACGCGAGCGGTCTTGCCGGTGCCGTGAGGAAGAGAAACGGTACCGCGGACCATCTGGTCAGCC contains:
- the rplA gene encoding 50S ribosomal protein L1 — protein: MAQKSKAYKAAAAKIDADKSYTAAEAVALARETGSTKTDSTVEVALKLGVDPRKADQMVRGTVSLPHGTGKTARVIVFAQGPAAEAAIAAGADEVGSDELIEKVAAGWTNFDAAVASPELMGKVGRLGKVLGPRGLMPNPKTGTVTPNVAQAVTDIKGGRIEFRVDKHANVHFIVGKASFSAEQLGDNIQAALDEIVRLKPSSSKGRYVQKATVSTTFGPGVPVDVTTI
- a CDS encoding ABC transporter permease, with product MLRTIGRRLLLLIPTLFGLTVLLFFWVRALPGGPAAALLGERATPEAIERINEAYGFNRPLPEQYITWLGKLLQGDFGNSIETRRPVLEEFVNRFPATVELAIISLIIAVGIGVPLGYWAARNHGRLIDHLSVTGSLIGITIPVFFLAFMLKYVFAVQLGWLPSTGRQDREIDATHVTGFFVLDGLLTGELDASINAIVHLLLPALALATIPLAIIVRITRASVLEVVNADYVRTGRAKGVSTQVIRNRFVLRNAMLPVVTTIGLQAGLLISGAVLTETVFAFPGIGAFLAGAIFARDFPVLQAFVLFIAIAYALINLLVDISYSFIDPRVRIQ
- a CDS encoding FadR/GntR family transcriptional regulator: MPPASASSTLTAQVQRSILDLIEADGLEPGQSLPSTAALSERFEVSRPVVREALSALHATGVVELMNGRNAIVRQLDDHLISLFLTRALQATGEPLAALMEVRAPLEIQAARLAAERATPDARAELVDEVHRMAALADDRDAYALADLDLHRSIADLAGNPALLWFTGAVRHRVYEAIVQVRQHREEHGLLGIEHEQHEAIATAIAAGDAPAAESAMREHMASVAGIVAAIESPGR
- a CDS encoding ABC transporter substrate-binding protein, which codes for MNRTAHRRLLGGLAAGAAFALLLTGCQSQRDDGDPAASEPGAASDVDSTFVFGSSSDPSGLDPAFASDGETFRISRQIFEGLVGVEPGTADPAPLLAESWESTEDGLSYTFALKSGVTFHDGTPFDAEAVCANFDRWYNWTGLTATESLSYYYGSLYGGFAGDENALYESCSADDESTATINLTRPFSGFIASLSLPAFSMQSPTALEEYGADEVGGSEEAPEYSEYGEAHPTGTGPFVFESWSPGNEVVLAANPEYWGEQGQVQEIVFRVIDESTARRQALEAGDIDGYDLVAPADTAALEDAGFNVMQRDPFTVLYLGFNQTVPELQDVRVRQAIAHAIDRESLVTQVLPEGTEVASQFIPPVVNGYNEGVTDYAYDPEAARELLAEAGFADGLELTFNYPVNISRPYMPNPEQIFTALSSQLAEVGITVNPVADEWTDYLDRMRGTSDHGIHLLGWTGDYNDTDNFVGVFFNGYSNEWGFENPELFSALTEARQIPTPEEAASTYEEINEQIAQFVPGVPLAHPAPSLAFDPRVTSYPASPVNDEVFNMIELSE
- a CDS encoding response regulator, with product MIRLLLVDDQELFLQGLSMILESQDGLEVVGTALDGAQAVERARELQPDVVLMDIRMPVLDGVAATAAIRRASAEPPHIIVLTTIRHDRAVVDALRAGASGFLLKDARPEFLVQSIRAVVDGQQVIAPAETFDLLRAFAPVRPAPDTSVLEPLTDRERELFALAARGLSNADIAQQLWVAETTVKTHMRAILAKLGVASRVQLIALAYEHRLIEA
- a CDS encoding sensor histidine kinase, which produces MDMTRSRRLAERWWPAPIAAIVFLANLLTRFGEPLLMLAILVLCLALAVARVVPLQAFCVAALGAVLAPLAGETSTGWVLLAFALAVGLLASWGVEPLRWRLLLGIPVAATAAAALILLGLRAEASIGSSSVASWAAGYAWAFAVVAWAAVVGARALRDYLRVESAKQQAVARTTVVESELRDERLRADLTHDFHDVMAHSLAVLAAQAEGLRLSHRQHPERIDPVLTTISDTARLALVEVRQLLERVDEDDRRPQATSADIPGLVAQLRSAGPTVALQDVGTHGHLARVADIAAYRIVQESLTNALRHGGADVEVSVSLTWTGPGLTIVVSSPIRDRAALRPAGRGIAGMLERARLAGGSLEVDAEGDRFVVSAHLPYSPVSDAPTPPLSEDQLATLPVPVQRRPEDVVAPWIVEASRRYEQRHPRQPAADWSQATTVDLTPVPPSDGRVTNPMPGPDAAPRPDVAPEPERA